The DNA sequence ACGCCCCTACCCTGAAAAGTTACGCGCGCAGACGCTTGCCGGTTTTAAGCAGGTGCATGCCAATGGCAAACAGCACCATGACGCACACCACCAGGCCACTGAACGCCACGCCAATATTGACGTCCGACACGCCCAACATGCCATAGCGGAAGGCGTTGACCATATACAGAATCGGGTTCAGCTGGGCCACGCCCTGCCAGAAGTCCGAGAGCAGATCGATCGAGAAAAAGACCCCGCCCAGATAGGTCAGCGGCGTCAGCACAAAGGTCGGCACGATGGAGATATCATCAAAGGTGTTGGCGAACACCGCATTGATGAAACCGGCCAGGGCGAACAGCACCGCCGTGAGCACCACGATGGACACGGTGATGACCCAGCTGTAGATCGGCAGGTCGGTAAAAAACAGTGACAGGATGGTCACCATGACCCCGATCGCCAACCCACGGGCCACGCCACCGAGCACATAGCCCAACAGAATGACGTAGTTCGGTGTGGGCGAGACCAGCACCTCTTCAATACTGCGCTGAAACTTGGCACTGAAAAAAGACGAGCTGACATTCGAGTAAGAGTTGGTCAGCACCGCCATCATGATCAGTCCGGGCACCACAAACTGGATGTAGTCGAAGCCACCCATCTCACCGATACGGCTGCCAATCAGCTTGCCGAAAATCACAAAGTACAGTGCCATGGTGATGGCCGGGGGCAACAGGGTCTGAACCCAGATGCGGGTGAAGCGTTTGATTTCCTTACGCAGAATGGTGGTAAACGCGATCCATTGTTCTTTAAACTCCACGACGATCACCTCCGGTCGCTGGTTCGCTGGCTGTGTTCTCTTCGGTTTCTTCAGTGACGGACTCCGCCGGCTCCCCATTGCCGGTCATCGCGACGAAGAGTTCCTCCAGGCGGTTGGCCTTGTTGCGCATACTGACAATATCGAGCCCCTGGGCGGTCAGCGCGTCAAACACCCGGTTCAACGACTGACCTTTTTCCAGATCCACCTCAAAGCTGTGCTCATCCAGCAGCCGGGTTTCGAAGCCCTCGATATGTGGCGCTTCCCATACCGAATTGGCGCAATCGAAAATGAACACCTCGCGGTTGAGCTCTTTCAACAGGCTGCGAATGGTGGTGTTCTTGACGATTTTGCCCTGATCGATAATGGCCACATGGCGGCACAGGCTTTCCGCCTCTTCCAAGTAGTGGGTGGTCAGGATGATGGTGGTGCCCTGAGCGTTGATTTCCCGCAGGAACTCCCACATGGAACGGCGCAGCTCGATATCCACCCCGGCGGTGGGCTCGTCGAGAATCAGCAGCTTGGGCTCGTGCACCAGCGCCCGGGCAATCATCAACCGGCGCTTCATGCCGCCGGAGAGCATGCGGGCGGGGGTATTGCGCTTGTCCCACAGGCCGAGTTTCTTCAGGTACTTTTCCGTCTGCACCATGGCGACCGACCGGGGCAGGCCGTAAAAGCCGCCCTGTTGCAGCACGATATCCTGAACTTTTTCAAACTGGCTGAAATTGAATTCCTGGGGCACGATGCCCACTTCTTTTTTGGCCCGGGAGAAGTGGGTATCAATATTATGGCCAAAAATTTCCACCTCGCCGCCGGTCTTGCGGACCAGTGAACAGAGAATCCCAATAGTGGTGGACTTGCCGGCGCCGTTGGGCCCCAGCAGCGCGAAAAAGTCGCCGGGCTGGACCTCCATGGAAATGCCCTTCAGGGCATGGAAGCCGCTCCCGTAGACTTTGGAGAGATTTCTAATCGAAAGTGCAGCTGTCATAATGTCGGATTCACTCATTCATTTGGGGGCGGCGATGACTCAGCGCCGCCCGGGGAGTTTAGCGTGTCGACTCAGCTCAACCATTACGCGGAAACACAGCATCGAGACTACCATTTGCGCCTGTTGCGCGATTTTATCCAGCAGGCTCAGCAGCAGCCCCCGTTTATTGAGGAAGACTGCCCCGAGGATGACCTGGAGTTTCTGGCCCGCCTGGAAGCGCTCCCCAGAGCCCACCAGGACGAGGACTTTCTCTACCGGGGGCAACAGGTCCTGAGCCGGGTGGTAGCCGCCTACGGCCACCTGGTGCCCCTGCTCCACCGCGACCTGCTCTGGTACTTCGGCGGCGACTGCCTGCATTACATGCCGGATGAAGAGATCGCCAAATACCAACTCCTGGACGAACGCCGCCACGAAGCCATTGCCGAGGGCCGGGAGTTCTCCTATGAGCACGAACGGGCCAAGGTGTTTGGCCTGCATTAGTCGGCCAGGGTGCCAGCGGGCACGGGAAGCCGCGTAGTTTAGCAGATTCGGATGTAACCGTCTTTTTAACGAGGGCGGTCGCCCGGCGGTTTGTGTCGGGTTACGCGCTGGGCGCTAACCCGACCTACGGGGTCTACGGGATCAACCCGACACACGGGGTAGCAACTCAGTGACGGCGGGTGCGGCCTTTGGCCTTACCCGCCCTACGCAAACCGTGAACGCCGCGGGATTTGGCGCCATGTAGGGCACGCCGGTGGAATTTGGCACATTGGAGCGGGACCAAAGCGCCGGGAGCGCTTTGGCACGGCGAAGCCGCCCGCAGGGGCCGTCCGCAGGACAACATAATGCGCCGAGTGCAACGAGACTCGTTTCCCGGGCGGATTCCTGTGCCCAACGGCCAGACACAAAAAAAGCCGACCGAAGTCAGCTTTCTTTGAAGATTTGGAGCGGGAAACGAGACTCGAACTCGCGACCCCAACCTTGGCAAGGTTGTGCTCTACCAACTGAGCTATTCCCGCCACATTGCGTAAAATGGCGTCCCCTAGGGGACTCGAACCCCTGTTACCGCCGTGAAAGGGCGGTGTCCTAGGCCTCTAGACGAAGGGGACTAAAACTGGTTTTAGTGCAGGCTGACGCCAAACGCTTACACTGTATAAACTGGAGCGGGAAACGAGACTCGAACTCGCGACCCCAACCTTGGCAAGGTTGTGCTCTACCAACTGAGCTATTCCCGCAATGGCGTCCCCTAGGGGACTCGAACCCCTGTTACCGCCGTGAAAGGGCGGTGTCCTAGGCCTCTAGACGAAGGGGACCCGGACCTCCCTGAGCGCTGTATGCCGTGGCATTACCCTCAGAAAGTGGAGCGCATTCTAGGGAGCGGACCGGCACCTGTCAACACTTTTTTCGAATTATTCGACCGGGAAAACAACCACTTAGAGACGCCCCTCTTTCAGCCCTCCCGATCATTAGTGCTATACTGCCGTTTTTACGCCAAATTCCCCATTCGACCCGATAAACTTCGAATCAATAACAGCGGCGGCCTATGTCCTCTTTAATAATTGCCAGCATTATTTTCGCCTTGCTCATTGTGCTGGTGGGGTACGCCTTCATTGCCCAGACGCTGGAAAAACGCAAAAAACGGCGCCAACGCCTACTGACTGCCCTCAAGCATCGTCAGCGCAATTTCAAATACATGGTTTCCGGGTTCCCCGAGGGCCTACTGACCAAAGACCTGACCCTGATCATTTATCGCGCCCTTCTCGATGCCTGCGAACAACTCAGCCGCCTGGAACCTCGGGAGCCGGGGCACATGGAGGACTTCACCTTCTACTCCGGCGAGCTCGAAGCGCTCAAACACCGCACCCCGTCCGAGCGCCCTCGCACGGCCTCCGCTGAGCAAGCCGTCGAGATCAAGCGGCTTCTACAGGAGCTGTACCGCTTTATTGCCCACCAGACCGAACGCGGCAATATCGGTCAGGCTCACGGGCAAACCTACAAGGACCAGATCAAGCGCCTGGCGCTGCTGGTTTCAGTGGACGCCCATGCGGTCTCCGCCCGGCAGGCCCAGGCCGCCGGTAAGCCCCGACTGGCCATCCACTACTATAACCTTGCACGCAAGATGCTGACCCAGGAAAAAGGCGGACAGGGCTTCCAGAAGCAACTGGCCCAGATCAACGGCATCATCAAGAAGCTGGAAAGTCAGTTGGAACAACAATCCGACGCCGGCGCCTCGCCCACCACAGAAGGCCCCGCGCCGGAAGAAAAGAAAGAGTGGGAAGAGTTCGAACAGGAAAGCCACTGGAAAAAGAAACAGCTGTACGATTGATCCGCCCCCTGCCCCATTTCAGATTATTGCCCCTCATCTAGCTTGATGGAGGCCGAATTGATGCAGTAGCGCAAACCCGTGGGCGCCGGGCCATCGGGGAACACGTGCCCCAAGTGACTCCCGCAGTTCTTACACATTACCTCGGTACGACGCATGCCGTGGCTGCCATCAAAAGCCTCCTCGATCACCTCTTCGGTTTTGGGCGCGTAGAAACTCGGCCAACCGCAATGGGCGTCAAATTTGGTATCTGAATCGAATAACGGCTCACCGCAAGCGCGACACCGATAGGTACCCTCCGTGAACACATCCCAGTACTCACCGGTAAACGGGGGCTCAGTGCCTTTTTCCCGACAGATTCTATATTGCTCCGGCGACAACTGCTCACGCCACTCGGCTTCGCTACGATTTTTCGGGTCACTCATGGAGACTGCTCCTTGACAGGGGCTGGGAAGAGACGGGATGATTCAGTCATAGTACGGTCTAAACCACCGTAGAGTTTACTTTTCACCCGCCCCCATGGACAAGATACTGTAGATGCGCACCGTCAATAAATCCACCAAGCTCGAAGGGGTCTGCTACGACATTCGCGGCCCGGTTCTCGAGCACGCCAACCGGCTGGAAGAAGAAGGCCACCGAATCCTCAAGCTGAACATCGGCAACCCGGCACCCTTCGGCTTTGCCGCGCCCGATGAAATCATCCAGGACGTCATCTACAACCTGCCCAATGCGGAAGGTTACACCGAATCCCGCGGGCTGTTCGCCGCGCGCAAGGCGATCATGCAGGAAAGTCAGCGGCTGGACATTCCCAACATCGATATCGACGACATTTTCCTGGGCAACGGCGTCAGCGAATTGATCGTGATGGCCATGCAGGCGTTGCTCAACAATGGTGATGAGGTACTCGTACCGGCCCCCGATTACCCGCTGTGGACCGCCGCCGTCAACCTGGCCGGTGGCAAAGCCGTGCACTACCTGTGCGATGAACAGTCCGACTGGTTCCCGGACGTCGCCGATATCGCCAGCAAGATTACCGACCGAACTCGCGGCATAGTGGTAATCAACCCCAACAACCCTACCGGGGCGGTGTACAGCCAGGACGTGCTCGAACAGATCGTGCAACTCGCCCGGGAGCACAACCTGATCATTTACGCCGATGAAATCTACAGCAAGATTCTGTACGACGACGCCGAGTTCGTACCCTTGGCACGTTTGGCTCAGGATGTCTTGTGTGTGAGTTTTAACGGCCTGTCCAAATGTTATCGCCTGGCCGGTTTCCGCTCCGGCTGGATGACCGTCAGCGGTGCAAAGCACAAGGCCAAAGGGTATATCGAGGGCCTGGAGATGCTGTCCTCCATGCGCCTGTGCGCCAATGTGCCCGCCATGTACGCCGTGCAGACCGCACTGGGTGGCTACCAGAGCATCAACGAATTGATCATTCCGGGCGGGCGCCTTCGGGATCAGCGCGATGCGGCCATGAAGGCCATTGACGAAATTCCCGGTATGAGCTGCGTCAAGCCCAAGGGCGCCCTCTACCTGTTCCCGAAGCTGGACCTGAACCGCTACAAGATCAAGGACGACCAGCAGATGGTGCTGGACTTCCTGATTCAGGAGAAGGTGCTACTGGTTCAAGGCACGGCATTCAACTGGCCGGACCGGGACCACCTGCGCATTGTGTTCCTGCCCCGGGAGGACGATCTGACCAAAGCCATTCAGCGCCTGGGCCGATTTCTGGAACATTATTCTCAGTAGCACTCAGGGAAGGAGGCAGGCGTTATGGCGGATATTCATATCGCGGACTTCTACAAAGATG is a window from the Marinimicrobium koreense genome containing:
- a CDS encoding ABC transporter permease; amino-acid sequence: MEFKEQWIAFTTILRKEIKRFTRIWVQTLLPPAITMALYFVIFGKLIGSRIGEMGGFDYIQFVVPGLIMMAVLTNSYSNVSSSFFSAKFQRSIEEVLVSPTPNYVILLGYVLGGVARGLAIGVMVTILSLFFTDLPIYSWVITVSIVVLTAVLFALAGFINAVFANTFDDISIVPTFVLTPLTYLGGVFFSIDLLSDFWQGVAQLNPILYMVNAFRYGMLGVSDVNIGVAFSGLVVCVMVLFAIGMHLLKTGKRLRA
- a CDS encoding ABC transporter ATP-binding protein yields the protein MTAALSIRNLSKVYGSGFHALKGISMEVQPGDFFALLGPNGAGKSTTIGILCSLVRKTGGEVEIFGHNIDTHFSRAKKEVGIVPQEFNFSQFEKVQDIVLQQGGFYGLPRSVAMVQTEKYLKKLGLWDKRNTPARMLSGGMKRRLMIARALVHEPKLLILDEPTAGVDIELRRSMWEFLREINAQGTTIILTTHYLEEAESLCRHVAIIDQGKIVKNTTIRSLLKELNREVFIFDCANSVWEAPHIEGFETRLLDEHSFEVDLEKGQSLNRVFDALTAQGLDIVSMRNKANRLEELFVAMTGNGEPAESVTEETEENTASEPATGGDRRGV
- a CDS encoding PA2817 family protein, whose protein sequence is MSTQLNHYAETQHRDYHLRLLRDFIQQAQQQPPFIEEDCPEDDLEFLARLEALPRAHQDEDFLYRGQQVLSRVVAAYGHLVPLLHRDLLWYFGGDCLHYMPDEEIAKYQLLDERRHEAIAEGREFSYEHERAKVFGLH
- the msrB gene encoding peptide-methionine (R)-S-oxide reductase MsrB, encoding MSDPKNRSEAEWREQLSPEQYRICREKGTEPPFTGEYWDVFTEGTYRCRACGEPLFDSDTKFDAHCGWPSFYAPKTEEVIEEAFDGSHGMRRTEVMCKNCGSHLGHVFPDGPAPTGLRYCINSASIKLDEGQ
- a CDS encoding pyridoxal phosphate-dependent aminotransferase, whose protein sequence is MRTVNKSTKLEGVCYDIRGPVLEHANRLEEEGHRILKLNIGNPAPFGFAAPDEIIQDVIYNLPNAEGYTESRGLFAARKAIMQESQRLDIPNIDIDDIFLGNGVSELIVMAMQALLNNGDEVLVPAPDYPLWTAAVNLAGGKAVHYLCDEQSDWFPDVADIASKITDRTRGIVVINPNNPTGAVYSQDVLEQIVQLAREHNLIIYADEIYSKILYDDAEFVPLARLAQDVLCVSFNGLSKCYRLAGFRSGWMTVSGAKHKAKGYIEGLEMLSSMRLCANVPAMYAVQTALGGYQSINELIIPGGRLRDQRDAAMKAIDEIPGMSCVKPKGALYLFPKLDLNRYKIKDDQQMVLDFLIQEKVLLVQGTAFNWPDRDHLRIVFLPREDDLTKAIQRLGRFLEHYSQ